The genome window ACGCCAAAATATAGAGTATCATTTTTTTTCAGAGCTGCCATGTTAGTGTCATTTTAATTATCTGTATATCATAGGCAGAACCTGGCTATTACTGCATACACCTGCTACTCAGGACTGTGGCATACCCTGGTATTAGCATGACGTCATGGTCAAAAATGTAGGATGTGTAGTCATTCTTTTTGTTGGTTGATTAAGACGGTGTGCCATGATGACGATAGAGGTTTTACAAGTGTTCCTTCTTCAGCAGGACCTGCCAAGCCTGTAGTAGGCATATTATAAATTTCACTGTCCTCATTAATGCCACTGTGATAAAACCACTCTGATTAGCAATTTAATATGGAATAAAGAGCAACTATTTCAGTTAATAGTGTATCAAAATAATTTGTATGCATCATGGAGCAGCCAATTGTGCCATGTTTTGACATAAAAACTAATATTTGTCAGTGGTTAAGTTGTAATTATGGGTAATGTAAGTGCCAGTTTCTGAACAACGTAGGGAATATTACTGATATCAACACAATAAGATACGTTTTGGATCTTATTTCTACTAAAGACCTATTAGAAAAAAGTTACACAGAAAAGCATTGTTGCAAGTTGCACacaacaaaaaattataaaaataaattacttgaaatttttaaaatatacaaaaaagcAAAATTCAAGTGTGCAGGAGGAGGAGTCATTTTCAGACTGCACATGCATAGAGAGACAAAACACTAATTGGATCCTCATGCATCCATATCTGCTGTTATCAGTTTCTGATCTTCAGGTCTTTAGATACACGGAGTTGGCTCCACAGCTGAAAGCTCTACGAGGTTGGGGAAGCCAGTACGTAACACAAGCCAGGGGACATACAATGAATCCATGACCCCTGCAGGTGAGTGGTAAACAGGAAGGAAACATGAACCAGCTGGTTGACACTGACTGCTTGATGTGCTGCTGTGGGACAGGAGAACAAGATAATGTGACAAACAGATTACCGGGACTAAAGGGCACAGGGAGATGGTGGCTGTTTCCCTCTGGACAATGTGAAGATCAATAATGTTCTAGTGGGTCAACAACTTTTTGGACTAAAAATCTCATATTATGTTAATAGCATATCATGTCATAATACATATTCATAATCTATTCTGGACTAAAACAGCTATTCAGACAAAACATACAAGCTTAAAGCAAAGTTCCGCTGTGATATTTATTCTGTTGAtggaaaaatattattattataatgattaCTATTTTCTAGAGTGATTTCAAGCACTAGGACAAAACCAAGTAATATGGTAAATCGTTTACTGAGATGAAACCCCCATTTCCAAGAGTTTGTGCAATTAATACTAAAGCCAGGAATTTccttaaacctttatttatatttaaaaaaaaagtacaaagaaaagatttttagTACTGTCActtacatttgtaaatgtaagCAGATTTAGAGTAAGATGTCTGCAACatacaaaataagaaataatattaagaacaataacaaaatatacaaacactAACACTGTTCTGGAATAAGCAGGTTAACCACTAACGGGTGAGGATATCATGAtgggtatatatatatatataaggagCATCCAATAAAAGCTTAGTCTTCACAATCAAAGATGGGTTGTGGCTCGTCATTTTGTGTGAGTTTTAGTCAGTCAGTTCCAAAACAATATTTCTCGACACAGGATTGTAAAGAAGCTGGGTCTTTCACCAACTTGAAACCAAGAGCTTATTTTTGAGCCCCCAGAAGACATTGCATGAGAAACCGACATACTATCATGATGAAAATAACAACCTGGGCTTGTGAGTGCTGCAACCAGTAATGCAACCTGAGACAATATTATGCAAGGAGAAATCCATTCATCAATTTTGTGCAGAAACTCAGCCTGGgcccaaaaacaaacactagGTTCTCTGTGCCACAGATGAAAAAGACCATCTAGACTAGGATGCCATTTAGGCAGGGCACGGTCAGGTCTCATCCTGCATGTGCAGCGGGACTTCATTAACAGAGAGTGTGCTTAATTCACATCCCCTGTTGAAAATATTTGGCAAGAGGATATTCTGAAAACAGTGACTACAGACTGTTGAGCAGCCAAAGTCTTTTATCCGGGCAACAATGAGCAGATATTCCACTTGCAGAAGTGCAACAATTATCATCGTCAGTTCCAAAATGATGAAGTGTTGTTAAAAGGAAACATGATTTTACACAAATGTTAATTGTATATTTTCTGAGAAAAGTGGTTGTGTCAcgagaaacatttacattttgagcaCAGGGAACAGTGAAAACTATTAATAAGACTAGATGACTAGACTAGACTCTGTGTAACGTCTGTGTGTTCATAACTGGTTTATACTATCCTGTGAATCACCTGTTAtgaacacacaggaaaaaataaagtaagaaaGCAGCAAACCcaacatttactttaacttGATACTGAAACAGTATGTGTGACTGCTCATACTGCGCCAGTCTGGATTAGCCTGTTGGGATGGACATATAGGCCCAGTCTGCTCGTCTGCTTGGCACTTCAATAATTAATGCCCTCGCTTCATTGTCACCAAAAACTCATATCAAGAAAGGAGTGTCAGGCTCAACTTACTGATTAAGTCTCTGTGAAAGTTTAATGGGCACCCCATCTTCAACTGATAACAAACTGATGTTCCCAAGCAAACAAAGGAATGGGAAACTGAAGCATTTGTCATCTGCTGTGCATCCAGGGTGTGCTGTGACAAACACTGATCATATTTTGGGTCATTCCCAGTGTTTTGGACCCTGTGGAGGTATCGGAGATGTTGCTACTTGATAGTCTGAACACAGACTAATGTCGTAAAAGATTTAACTGGCTTGTTAGGATGACTGAATGGGCTTTGTGAGCTCTGCACAGGAACTCTATCTATAATGCAGGGGATGACAGCACTGCCTCTGTTCTCCAGCAAGCACTAGTTCTGAGCCTATACTTATGACGTCTGCGTGTAGCTTCCCTTCATTAATGAATGATACGCCATGCACATATTAATGGCCGTTCTTGATACACATTGGGCCTTCCTAGAAAATGATTACTCAAAAACAACTTGCACCCTGGCTTGAGACAACTGGTTGCCTATCCACTAGTTGATAGGTGCTaatatgtatatctatataataGGCTTTGTCTATTAACTATAATAATGCAAGTTTGCAGCTTAAACTACAAACCACACCCTGCTTAAACCCCTGAGCAGCTGTTACATGTGCTGACTCACTCTCAGACTGAGTAATGGCTGTCGTGGAGAGGTAGACGGGCACTTGCAGACTTTTCCAAATGAGAAGGCACAATCAGATAAGATGGCAAGTGTCCTCCAGGAGAAACGTGCTATGACCAGCTGAATAATGGAGGTGAACTGTCTGGCTGGAGCGGACACTAAGGAATGTTTGTGTCTAGGTGGAGTTTGGACAGTAAACACCACATCAcatccatatactgtatatgaaatcAAACATATGTAAAGTCAactcaaaagaaaacagcaataGTTGGATTATATATCAGTCATGTACTTAAGTGCACCTAGAGGCATATTATAAACCACAAACCTTGAATTTTAACACTGTACACTAAATACTCCACATGTACAAAAATATCATTAATTCCTGTCAGAGTCAGAATATAAAATCTTTTATATTAATCTATTGTTAACTGAATGTGCATCTTGATTTTGATATGAAATTCGATATCTATAATAAACCGGTGTGTATGATTAATAGGCTGTATTTAAGACACTGTAAGCGACTCTAAGTCGTAAGTATCCATTGCTGTCTATCAGTTAACACAGTGTCTATGTCAGCATGTCAGTGTCCCTGTACCTAGCCTGAGTAAGTTAGCACCTACAAGCCTATGTCACCTCGCACCCTACACCCCTGCTACAGCCTGACAGACACCCTTGTTCCTACATGATTCAAAGAACTACTTTGAACTGTCAGGTTTCAACTACCCCAGTAGTCTCAGTTTCTAGCCCGGGCATTAGTGCAGCCATCAGATCTGACCATCACCTCAGCAGAGCTGCCAGCGTTATGGACTGACTGTACAAACTACAAAAAATTCCACTGAAGCCTAATCACCAGGTTGGACCGTATGCTAAAATTTCACACATGAAACGCATACACATGAGGTAAATTGGTCAGgataataatgatgatgctTACAACTGaacaaaaatctatttcatTCAGTCAGATACAGTAAATGCTTCTTCTCGCTGCTGCTTACTCTCCAGAGATTCCTAATATGCACCTGTTGTGCCTGTGTATGTCATCTCACTTGCGGTTTAAACAGGGGTATTTACACATCTGTGGTGCCATAATGTTTTTATCTGAGGGCAAACAGAAAGCATAAATTAGCCCTTAGGAATTGAGAAGGGAGTAAGAAGGCTTACAGTAGAGGGGAGGCAGCTGCTGTCTCTTGCCCCCTTGTAAATCCTCCTTTTGGAATACCACTTAAATATAAAGCATCTGCTTGGTCAAGAAGCATCTCAGTAATTATAAGAATCAGTTTTATGGAGACAAATGCTCCCATGTCAGTTTGCATTTGCTGCCACTGTAAAATCCAGTTCACATCATTATCACTTAATCAGTTTGTCTGACCATGCAGTGACTATGAGACTTGTCACAGATATGTCACATGGTCAACCCCTCCTAAATATCGACTTTAAGATTGAAAAAGACATCTGCAAGGatggctgttttgttttgcatgtttttatggCTGATTTCCTCCCTCAGCCTGATCCCTGTAGGCTCCATCTATAATTCTAACACCAATGACACTGTTGAGCCTGACCTCCTGAGATGCACCTGGGTGTTAGAAATTATACTCTGGCGTCCTCTAGTGCATTTTGGTTGACACAGGCACAAAGAAATGTGGCGGcatgtattattgtatttattataatgtgttatattatatattgtgtatttaaaaacaacaacaacaaacgaTTTAACCTGCTCACTAGTACCTGACCTTAATTCGGCTTTTATTTTTCGCCGGATGTGACGACAGTGCAGTGCGGCCTCCTTCCGGTGGAGCTGGTATccgctgctgctgtctgtcaacATCATTCATTTCCAGAAGACATCTGTGTTCgggatttctttgtttttttttgtactgtttgtgtgtgcccgTGCTGTAACTGTCCTCCATCATGCCCATGTATCAGGTAAAGCCAATTTATAGGAGAGAAATGGAGATTGATTTACCAACCTGCATGTACAAGTTACCAAATATCCACTCGCAGCAAGGGAACAGCTGCACCTCTGAACACGCGCTCCAGGTAACTGCTGACTGGTTTCATTCCGACAAgcttcattttttaataaaaaataataataataataatggtaataattGTACTTGTGTCCGCTGTTTAACAGTTCGTCTGGTTCCTATCCTTTCGCTTGTCGCTCGGTGTGTTAGCTTGTCTTTAGCTAGCAGGCTAGCTTAGCTTGTCAGTAGCTACACTGAGCAATCCCACTTCTGGCTGATGCAACAATTACTGCACGAATCCACTTCCccataaacatataaatatttctATACGTTGCTAAATAATAATCAGAGTAGTTTCGGAAACTGTCATTATAAATACTTGCTAATGCTTATTAGATACAGGTATGACGATGCACCAGAGAGAGACTTACTCCAGCTGTGCACTTATCAAGTACTCAACATATGTACAGTTTGAGGTACTCCATTTAAGTATTTCTAGTTTATACTAGTGCTATACTGCAGTTGTTAATGAACAGTACACTATATTCTTGTGAATTTGTTCCAGAATGAAAAGTCAAGTGCCATATGAACAGCTTCTGCTTCCTGCAATCTGTTTCACTGTTCAGATCAgcatctgatttgtttttttagagaCTGGAAAAAATGTGGTCATAACCTTTAATTATATCATGTTAATATCACATTAATTTACATGATATTGTTAAGCTAGGTCCTCAAAAACTGCAGCAAAGTGTGTAATGTTGGTACACACATTGGTGAGGTCCAGTCCTTAAAATCTCAGTACTGTCTCGTTATAATGTGTATCAAACCTGTTGCAATTTTTAGTGTAATATTACTATTAAAACCTTGCTGAAACAATTAAGTCCTGTTCTTATGCAAACTGAGGGATTCTGTCTCCCCAGAACGGTGAGGTGGACCCAGCCGTCAAAGCTCTTGAGGCCCGGCAGGATGAGATCATGAAAAAACTGTACGAACTGAAAGCAGCTGTGGAGGGCTTGGCCAAGACTGTGACCACTCCGGATGCTGATCTGGACCTGACAGTCAGCAGCAGCCTCTCGCCCCAAAGCTCCAGCTCCACAACCTTCAAAGGTACCACAGACCTGGACACGCTACTGGGCAAGGTGAGGAATCGAAAATAGTGCTGCTGTGCTTTGTGATGCTAGATATTTTTCTATACGAACTATGCACTGATGctgtctttcatttctttgacTCCATTTCGGCCTTGTCATTGTGTTTTCCTGATCACATTCACAATAACTTTCCTGCAAGTTAAAAATACTGCACTAACCGGCATAATCAGCTCATAATAGAATTTGCCTTGAAGCAGAAATGAGGGTGTGGACTCATTACAGTGTATTTGTGAGAGTTGTTTCGGCTTAGTTAAAGAAGACACGTGGTAATGAGGTATTTATTCAGAATAATATCTATTTACCTCTCTTGTTTATCACATAAGGACCTTGGTGCCCTCCGTGACATTGTCATAAACGCCAACCCAGCACAGCCACCTCTTACCCTGCTGGTGCTCCACAGCCTGTTATGTCAGCGCTACAGGGTACTCTCCACCGTCCATGTTCACTCCTCAGTTGCCAGTGTGCCACCACAGCTCCTGTCCTGCCTTGGTCCACGCCATGCAGACAGCTACGCTCGCCACATGTTTCAGCTGGGCTTCACCCTCATATGGAAAGATGGTAAGGTCACAGTGAGAGAGGCTGGATGTGTAATCAGATGGACAAGGAGTGTAGGAAGACTgaaagattaaagattaaacaaTAACGCTGCAGGATGTGGAACACTAAATCATTATTGTCCTACCACGTTAATGAATCACTACAATAAAGTTTGCATATAGGTGCTCAGTTGTTTCATGATTATGAAACTATTTACAGTACCTTTGACCCTAACATGGTAAACATAAAGCCATTGGAGAAATGGCTTGGCTAGTTCACTGGCTGAATAATGTTAGTAGTCtaactataaaaaacaaagatatgctaatgtaatattacattttaaaaagctacCATCATcttttaagaaaataaacatcTTTCCAGTGGAATAACCTGCAACTTTACTGGGATCATTTACAAATTCTGACAGTGGAATTGTATTTTACAAGTGCTGTTTTTATCCAGTTAGGTTTTTGCCTTCATGTTATCAGTAATCAGCATACTGACATGATCTGGATGTTGGAAGTGCTTGTGTCCTAATGAGACATGCTTCTCCTCTGCCCTATCCACAGTGCCCAAACTGCAAATGAAGTTTAGTGTCCAGAACATGTGTCCCATCGAAGGTGAGGCCAACGTGGCACGTTTCCTCTTCAAGCTACTGGCTCCGTACCCCAGTGACCCTGCTCTCGCCACCTTGGTGGACAGCTGGGTGGACACAGCTTTCTTCCAGTTGGCAGAGTGCAGTGCCAAGGAGAGAGCCGCGGTCCTGCGGGCCCTCAACTCGACCCTGGGCCGCAGTCCCTGGCTGGCTGGGCCGGAGTTCTCCCTTGCTGACATCGCCTCTTACTGCTGTGTACTGCAAAGTGGTTCGGCCTCCTCTGCTCCTGCTAATGTCCAGCGCTGGCTTAAGGCCTGCGAAAACCTGGGCCATTTTAGCCCTGCTAAAGTACTTCTGCAATGACTGGTGCAGAACCAGCCACTAGAAGGGTTTCCTACCAAGCAGAGTGAGAAAAGGGCATTAGAATATTAAACTATCCCAGCTATGTCTGGAAGGTCTTCTAATGCTTCCTTCATTATTTTATGATATCACTGAACTGACAAAGACTCAATAGAACCAATATGGTTGATGGTTAAAGTAACTTaagagtgtgtgtctctgctctgctgatAACAAGAGATTCTGCAGTTTTTACAAGGGAGGAAGCATGAGAGGACTGTGAAGGCTTGGTGATGGATTAAATCATTGGTACTGACAGACGTTagtttaacacacactgtacacctTCCACCTACTTTGTGCCTAACATGATCCTgttctaaatgtgtgtgttaatgacTGGTATTACTGGGTATTTTCAAAAGTAATACTTTGtaccatttgtttttctgaaatcaTTAAAACTACAAGTTTGGATCAAACTTCTTGggagtttgttttattttactgttccATCGGTGTTGGCAAAAAGATGGGCTGAACTTACCTGAAGTGTACATCTGTATCCAACAGGTGGCAGGACTGAGAAAATTTCCctatattcatttattaaaatactgcatctgCTGATgcttgataaaaaaaattatagctACAATAGGACAACTTATACTCAATTTGACTTTACATGTTTCTTCAGTATTCAGTGACAGCAGCCAATGAGTTTATTAATACAGTAACATTTATGAAGACAACCTGTTACTTTTACATCATATAATCATCAAATCCCTCATTGAAATTATGGAAAATGTTGAACATTAAGTTTCCAGTTTTTAAGTGTGATAATAAAGGTAAAAGATGACTTCATCTACAAATGTGTTGCTCTCTGTAGCCCcgatgtttttttaaatgtgattttgtcaTGCAGCACTGGCACTTTTGAACTGCACATTCCACTTTCTTTGCAGTCACTTGTTCagcattttttctctttttcatctaAATCACTGCTCTGTTTTGAACCTACTGCAGTTTCTGCAAAGAATTATGTAAGTTCTTactcataataaaaacagagctAAGGTCACTTAAATGGTTTTAGTGCACGGCACAACATCTGAACAAACAACTGACTACAGGCCAACTTAAACATAAATCATTAATATTTGTGGGTGCTGGAAAACATAGTTTTCAAGAGCATTTCTCTTGAAATCAACTGCTTATAAAATTAACAcaactaactaaactaaaataaataaatattaaatataaataaatatattttcaccCTGGCATCCTCTCTGAGAGGCAACTTCATGAGCGTCGATGTTTTCAACAGTTCAGGTCCAAACAGCCtgagtatgagtgtgtgtgtgtgtgtgtgtgagagtgagtgagtgtttgtATGCTGTAGCAGTCTCCTGTGGGTTTCCAAGCAGCTGTCTGACAAGACGAAAGCTCTTAGCTGACATCTGGGCACATGGCAAGAAATACACTCGCGAATCTGCAGCACTGGAATTTTGCATGTTGTGGGCTCTGTATTCTTCGCACACAAACGCAGTCTTCTTTGAAACGGCAATCAGTATCTGTTGATGCAGTCTGGGCTGCATGCAAATGAGCCAGTGGATCCCACTCCGTCACTAATCTAATTACTTCAATTAGATTATAAATTTGTTTTCATgggggaaaacaaacaaatctgcaCAGAAAAATGTCTCTTTCCTTGTCTCTTTATATATGatataaaacatacagacaGGAGATGCATTCTCATTGAAcagctgtagaaaaaaaaaaactagcttgactgaaagacaaaaatcaCTTCAGTTTAACCCCGTGGCTACTTCAAATCACAACAATAGCACAGATAGAAAGATGCTTTTGTCAGTATATTCAGTTCATGTTCAGTCTATGATTGTCAATTAGATATTTTCATTAGGCCATTCTGGAGATATGTGCTATGCCTATCAAAACAGATACAGGAGgaatattagaaacacatctgGGCTAAGTTGTCTGAAATGAGATATTACTCAGGGTTTTTCTGTAATGATTTTAGCACAATGTGGTTTGATTCTGCATCAATTAAaaggctgagagagagagcgagtgacCAGTGAAGGATTCACTCGGTGGCCAAAGAGCACACGTTGCTGTTGTACCTCAAAAGCTGAACACGTTCAAAGTAGTCGTCTGTCAGAAAGTTTCTCTGTGAGGTGACTAGGTTGCCTTTTTGACTGAACAGACGCTGGACAGGGGCCGTGGATGGCAAAGTGGTGTTGTACTTTAGGAAAAGCTGCTTGACTCTGGGAAAGTCCTGCAGGCACTCAAGGCTCTTCCCCGTACCTTCAACATACTTGCGGATCTCTTCCATCACTCCCCGTTGCTGGATCTGAGTGGCAGGCTTCACAGGCCCGTAGCTGAAGAAGTCATCCTCAGATTCAATGGTGGACAGATTTCGGCTGGTGTTTGCCTCAGTTACACTACAGGGATCCATCTGAGACGCCTCTGTTGCCAGCACGGAGCACATCTCCTCCCTCTCGGAGGCAGCCATCCACCACAAGCGAAACTGAGGGGTAGTAGCTGTTGCAATCCTTGCTTCTGTGCTGGCAAACAGCTCCTGGAACCGCACATCAATAGCCATCACAATGGCGTTGATGACGTCGCTGAAGTAAGTTGCGGCGTCTTTCTGCTCATTTAACTTGTTCTTCAGACTCAGTACGGTTGGGATGACCAGACCCAGGTAACATTTCTGCTCCGCTTGGAAAAGTTCAAGTGCAAAAGCAAGTGGGTGGAACACAGTCACATATTCTTTCAGGAAGGCCATTTCCTCTGGCTGCATACGTGGGACCTCCAGGCGGGCGCAAAGCTCTGTCAGCTCCCTCTCGCTGAGGGAGACGATCTTCTGCACCGCACAGTACTCCACATTCCAGCGTATAACAGCCGGGACAACAAGTGCCATCTTTCCTATTTCCTCTGCTGCATCCATACCAACTTGGAGATGGTGGCATTTGCTCCATATGGCAAACACTTTGGCCATTGTGCTGTAATGTAACTGACACATGGGCCCCTGTGACACAGCCTGCCAAAAGTCCTCAGTGACAATCTGCTCCAGGGTGTGTGATGCACAGCGCTGTACAGTGGGCAGGAACAGGAGCATGTCCTGCTCGGGCTCACCCTCGAGGATGCTAGTCACGTTCTCATAGAACCCAATGTCATCATCGCTTTCTTGGCTGTCCACTGCGAACTCTTTGAACACACTGACAAAGGG of Anabas testudineus chromosome 8, fAnaTes1.2, whole genome shotgun sequence contains these proteins:
- the zgc:161969 gene encoding znF_BED domain-containing protein, whose amino-acid sequence is MDVDHQESSGETKSAMHTWRYRHHFTYKADQGKNIIVQCNLCLPRVNLLSTSKTSTSNLKKHLDRTHLGCEASPDAKRGRKKEERNGEESRHCQLKKLKAEIISKCMTQAKIDELIFNFIVEDCQSFYVLEQPGFKKLIAGLTEGLKSMDRVTLFTKVDQGFSRMREELMAKLNNIQYVCTTADVWTANNRSFFGMTCHWIDPDSLERKSAALGFARLQGRITYDTVAGRIHDIHVAYNIESKVQTTVTDNGSPFVSVFKEFAVDSQESDDDIGFYENVTSILEGEPEQDMLLFLPTVQRCASHTLEQIVTEDFWQAVSQGPMCQLHYSTMAKVFAIWSKCHHLQVGMDAAEEIGKMALVVPAVIRWNVEYCAVQKIVSLSERELTELCARLEVPRMQPEEMAFLKEYVTVFHPLAFALELFQAEQKCYLGLVIPTVLSLKNKLNEQKDAATYFSDVINAIVMAIDVRFQELFASTEARIATATTPQFRLWWMAASEREEMCSVLATEASQMDPCSVTEANTSRNLSTIESEDDFFSYGPVKPATQIQQRGVMEEIRKYVEGTGKSLECLQDFPRVKQLFLKYNTTLPSTAPVQRLFSQKGNLVTSQRNFLTDDYFERVQLLRYNSNVCSLATE
- the aimp2 gene encoding aminoacyl tRNA synthase complex-interacting multifunctional protein 2 isoform X1, which translates into the protein MPMYQVKPIYRREMEIDLPTCMYKLPNIHSQQGNSCTSEHALQNGEVDPAVKALEARQDEIMKKLYELKAAVEGLAKTVTTPDADLDLTVSSSLSPQSSSSTTFKGTTDLDTLLGKDLGALRDIVINANPAQPPLTLLVLHSLLCQRYRVLSTVHVHSSVASVPPQLLSCLGPRHADSYARHMFQLGFTLIWKDVPKLQMKFSVQNMCPIEGEANVARFLFKLLAPYPSDPALATLVDSWVDTAFFQLAECSAKERAAVLRALNSTLGRSPWLAGPEFSLADIASYCCVLQSGSASSAPANVQRWLKACENLGHFSPAKVLLQ
- the aimp2 gene encoding aminoacyl tRNA synthase complex-interacting multifunctional protein 2 isoform X2, with the protein product MPMYQNGEVDPAVKALEARQDEIMKKLYELKAAVEGLAKTVTTPDADLDLTVSSSLSPQSSSSTTFKGTTDLDTLLGKDLGALRDIVINANPAQPPLTLLVLHSLLCQRYRVLSTVHVHSSVASVPPQLLSCLGPRHADSYARHMFQLGFTLIWKDVPKLQMKFSVQNMCPIEGEANVARFLFKLLAPYPSDPALATLVDSWVDTAFFQLAECSAKERAAVLRALNSTLGRSPWLAGPEFSLADIASYCCVLQSGSASSAPANVQRWLKACENLGHFSPAKVLLQ